aaagagattgcactacagtacttgtatgaggtgaattgaaaaaaaatcttgtttttgttttttacaatgcaaatatttgtaataaaaataaatataaagtgagcactgtacactttgtattctgtgttataattgaaatcaatatatttgaaaatgtagaaaacatcctaaaatatttaaataattggtattctattattgtctaACAGCGTGAGCaatcacgtgattaatcatgattaacttttttaattgcttgacagccctacttattttGGCACCCCTTTCTGCCTATGTGCAGGCTGATAGGAGCAGCATTTGAATGGAAGTCAGCAGCCTACTTTCACTGTTCTCATGTTGTTTGTATCCTCTTTCAGTGATGGCCTTCATTTTGCCAAAGCTATTTCACAGTCCTTGCAGCTTGCCTACTCACTGTTCCCCTCCTTACTCCTCTGTCTCCTCTTCCAACCCTCTCCATGGTTCCTCTACCTTTCTTCCTGtcttcccctctttctcccccacttCCTCCTTGAAACTTTTTCTCCCATGTTCCTTGCTCCACTCAACTCATCCCTTATGATATTGTGTcaactgagggcctgattctgccacccttactcaggtTGAATGATTTTTTACTCCATGAATAGTTTCCATGGGATTTCTTGTGGAGTAAGATGTGACTCAACGTGAGTAAAGGTGGCTAGGTCTTTAGATTGCAGATTGTTTGTGACAAGGACAATGTCTTTATGTTCTGTAGAATGCCAAACATACTTGCATTTTGAGCTAGATGGTGCAGTAGAATCTTAGAGTTAAAAACGCCTCAGGAATggagtttgtaactctgaacaaaatgctatggttgttctttcaaaagtttacaactgaacactgacttaatatgtagaagaaaaatgctttgaagctttactatgtagaagaaaaatgccgcttttaaccatcttaatttaaatgaaacaagcacagaaacagtttctttaccttgtcaaatctcttttttttaaactttccttttatacttttagtagtttacgtttaacacagtactgtaccatatttgcttttttattgttgttgttttctttgctGCTATCTGATtgtatttccagttccaaatgaggtgtgtggttgacctatcagtttgtaactctggtgttcgtaactctgaggttctactgtaacttcATTTTCTGCCCTGTGTAAATGGGCATATCTGGCTGGCTATTGGAGAGGGAAGAATCAAGTCTTTTCCCACTCTTTATCCCCTCGCCACCCAGATACTTGCAAACGGGAGTAATGATCAAGTAGCTGCTGCTTACCTTTCATCCCCACTCATCTGTGATCAGAGTCGCAATCTTAGGAGGGCTGCACAAGTGAGGAAGGGTCAGCCATACCCTGTCTTGCTGCCCTGTTCGGTTAAGTAAGGGCTGTGAGAATCTGactctatataaataataaataaaatcagtaaaagaAAGTAACTGTATCCATTGAAACATAATATGGAAGCCTTGGATCAGAATGCTATATATGGCCTTTTATCTTGTAAGGCTTGTATGTTTTAGCTTCAGGTTCTTCTCACTCTGAAAATATCTTTAATTATCATCAGcagccaccccccccctttttttttaagtgttgacATTTACTGTAGCACATAGACATTGTGATCATATGGTCTGATGTTTGCCTTCAGTGAATTTATGCCTCAGGGTTCTTAACAGCCCTGTCCATATTTATACATTATATTATGACTAAGACCTGTAGTTATTTACATGTAATAATACTTTGTTGTTTTTCAGGGTACTTTTCCCAGGAGGTGGTGTTGATCTTAAGACCTCAGAATATTCTAGGACTGCTAGGATATTTTACAACAAGGCACTAAAGGTAACGGAAAAACTGTTCTGGTTATTGTCAGTGTTCAGGGACCAAAATCATGGGAGGCTTATATTTGGACATCTGCAACTGGAATGCAGTATATTCCTTTTAGCCTGTTAATAAGCAGCTGACTGTTGGTATGTGTGTGTAACAAATCATCTAATAGCTTTAGATGCAGGTCTGAACTGAACACCTCCAAACTTCAGAAAATTATAATCTGAACTTTAAGGTTTGAGGCCTATCGCCAAATAATTTAGGTGAAGTCAACTGTTAATATCTTCAGTTGTACAACATTACTTGTAAAATTTAGCTTAGTCACCCTTATTGTCAACACTTACACAACCTTTCTTGGTATCTAGTGTATTTTTTTATGAAGCAGAAGTGGTGCTCCTATGTTGTGCTCAATACTAactgaggccaagattttcagggGTCTGGGTGACTGCTTagccctttctgaaaatcaggccccattaaAGTGTTTCAAGTTGAGCATCCATCTTTGTTCATGGGCATTGCCATCTGGTTATCATAGACCCTGATATTGCAAAGACTTGCTTACCCTTATGCAGTATAAGTAGTCCCATTTACCTCAATGAAACTACGCACAATGCATTAAGTTAAGCATGTAAGTAAGTGTGGAGGATTGGGGCCATAATGTCTGGTGGGGGCACCATTACAGTAAACAGTATGATGAAATTGCACGAACATTTCACAGCAACTCAGTAAATTGCTTGTCATCACTTCATATACAGAGTTTGAGGAAAAATCTTATTTGACATGCTGTATGTAATCAAGATAATTGAAAATTTAGAAAGTAATTTCCAGTTCTTTATAGATGTCCCTTCCTGGCATGCTTTTGTCTATTTTACTCCTGAAATTGTGTGCTCTGAACTGCATCCTTTGAGACTTAATTAACACTATAAAATACTGATACATTTTATAAGTGCAATGTGAGTTATAGAAGTCAAGGTGATGTTTGCATGTATGAAGATGATTGGAATTTCTACTACTCTTTTAAATTCACATCAGTGTCTCTTCCTACTTTGCCTCCTCAAATTCAAAATAAGAGGATACTTGGTGTGACTGTGTTTTGAAATTACATGTACacacaaggggtgaaatcctagaccaggggtgggcaaactatggcctgggggccacattcagcccttcagacgttttaatctggccctcaagctcccactggggagtggggtccatgcctccacataggagccggagggtggGACATGCCACTGTTAAGCACCatctggagccagcacccctgaccccctcccacgccccaacccctcggtcccagcctggagtaccctccagcacccccaacccctcatccccagccccatcccagagccctcatcccccccactccaaccccctgccccagcccagagccctctcccacatcctgagctcctcatttctggccccactccagagcctgctcccccagccagagccctcaccccctcccgcaccccaacccccaatttcgtgagcattcatggcccgccatacaatttctatacccagatatggccctcgggccaaaaactttgcccacctctgtcctagacccattgaagtcaatgcgagttttgccattgacttacaTGAGGCAAGGATTTCATCAAAGATTTTTTCCTCAGCTTATaaattagtaaaaaaaataaattacagcCTTTAGTGCTGTTAAATACGTGGTTAGCCTGTAGGCTGCATTTTTAGGCAGAGCAAAAGTAAGGGGAATATATGTTAAGGGCTTGATTATAATTTCACTTAAACTGATGTAACTCTTTGACATTAGTTACTCCTCATTTGCATCAGAGTAAGTGAGAGGAGTAGCAAGCCTTGCTTATCTAGCACTTACATGGCAGATGGCTAGAAAGATACTGTAATGCTTTTGGAGCttctttgtaaaaatattttatatgtcaGTAGTTTACTATAAGAGTAGAGATCTATATGAGTTTTTACAGTCGCAGTATCAGGGATATAGTTAAAGTGGTGATGGCACTTTCTTTCTAAGCCCAAAGTTTCAGTTGCTTAGATCTTTCCAGAAAAATAGCTTTTGAGTAATAACTTCTTAAGTTGGGTCACAACCCGGAAATGAATTTGTTTTAGAAAGAAATTAAGGAAATGCACTCAGCCATCACAAAAAAAATAATGTTCTGGGGTAACAGAGCTTTTAAACCATGCTTACGGTGTAGAAATGCCACCTGCCTGCTGTCCGGATCTTCTCTATTTGGAGCTTTATGTGCTTCTTTAAGTTGAGGGTTTCATTCTGCTTTTGCTTAGCTCTTCTCTCCTTCTTTCCTTCCCCTAGTTTTGCCCTTAGCTCAGGTTTCACATCAGTTTCATTGTTTTTAAGATAACACTGCCACTTTCTATTTTATGTCGTTTGATGTCCAAATTTCTCCTCCAGGAACCCGGGACATAAAATTGCTGGCTATGCAAACATCAAGCACATAAACGCGCTAGATGTTGCAGAAAAAATCCTATAGAAGTAAAAGGGATTTACAATTTGTTAACTTTTACATAAATTACTGTATGTGTTGACCCATTTCTTCAtcttttgtttcttattttaaaGGCTAATGATAAAGGAGACTATTTTCCTGTATGGGGAACATGTCTGGGATATGAAGAGCTTACATACCTCACCAGTGGGGAGATTTTACTGACTTGGACTAATACTGAGGATTTTGCACTCCCACTGAACTTTACTACAGGTGAACAATCCTGTTACACTGCTAATGTCATTTGGATTCACAAGAATCTTTTTTCTTGTAATAAACCAATATTTACAGTTGAAGATTTGAAATAGGTGACTAATGTTTTTATAATATTGATATTGTTTCTTCTATAAGAAAGCCAATAAAATTCTATGACTGAAAAATTAGAGGTTTGAGAGCAAACTATTTGCATGTCATGAGCCTGACCAAAATTATGGATCTGAAAAGCTatgaactttgggaaagtttggtCCTAGATCCATAATTTTAATCCAGCCCCCTAACTCTGTAATGAGCTGAATGAAAAATCTGGATCCTTATATACTATAATATATAGTATTGAAATAagtgggactacttgcaaaaTGAGATGCAACTCAGCATAAGGGTGGCAGAAGCTGGCTCTGAATGatgctttttatgttttttttctctAGCAGCAATAAGCAGGATTTCTTCCATTGATTGCAGTAATTAATCAATGGACTAAATCCTGTTGCCTTGCCTTATTTAGAAAAATTCTGCCGTTCCTAACTACACAGAGTAGTACCTCACCacaccattgaaattaatggtagAACATGGGTCTAATGAGTGTGAGCAAAGGAGGCAGAATTGGGCCTTCTGTGGGTCAGGGCTGCAGCATATGGTCTAGTGAGAATTGCTAGACTGCACTCTGCCATAGCTGTATTCTAGATTTATTCCTGGGGTATGTTTGTATTGTGTTATTGATTAATAAAATTCAGTGAAAGAACAGAATCAAAAGGAATTAAAATGAATTCAGCCAGTACTTTATCACATTTATCCCCATCCTAATAATGATGTTCCTTTGGCAGCCTGGTAGTGAGAATATTCCTTTGTCTTTTTTGTACAAGCTGCAAAAGACAGCAGGATGTTCAAGAATTTTCCAGATGACTTGTTGCAAAAACTTGCCACTGAGTCTTTGACAGCACACTTTCATCACTGGAGCCTCTCCGTGCAGGTATTTGATTATTTGATTGAATGAACCAAAATGAGTTTACTCTGTTAAATctagaaataaaacatttttttttctgtcattttTTAATGCAGAATTTCACACAGAATGCGAAGCTACGCAATTTCTATAGGGTTCTGACAACGAACACCCATGCAGACGTGGAGTTTATATCGACAATGGAAGGTAGTGATCGGTGTAACATGTAAACTGTGATAGGGTTttgtggggttgggttttttttggggtggggggagggtttgtttgttttttgtgtggaaGATAGTGAGCGTGGCGGTGGTGTTACTAATTTTAATGTTAGGATAAGGAGTTAAATGTCAGCACTGCCTGCCTTGTGGTTGATTAGAATATGTTCGGTCTGAAGATAACTTACACCATTGCACTTTACTTTAGATGTGCATGTTTCAGAGTATGACTGTTCTCTCTTTCACCCCACTGCTCCACACCTAGATATGTTAACACACTTtaccaaatgaaatattttcagatcTGTGGGACAAGACGTGGAAACACCACTCCAGTTTCTGTAGCTTAAACCCCTCCTCAGTGCAACAGGTCTAGTCTGCACTTCCACTGCTGGCTGTCTACAGATACTGCCTCTCCATGTTGCTCTCTTATCCGTGGTTGTAGTACAGGGAGAGCCATTCATGCTAGTGAGGTGCCAGCAGTATCCCCCATTCCTTTGGCCACAGTTCTGGTAATTGCTGTCTTCCAAAAGACTCCTGCATTGCCTGTGCCTTTAACTGGCATATTGAACTCCAGAAACATCTGTTTTGATTCATTAGAGCAGTagtaggcaacctgcggctcgGGGGCTGCATgctgcccatcagggtaatccgctggctaGCACAACACTTCTAGCACTCTTATTTTTTATaatgaaacaatttttcattttttgtaaatattacagCTAAAGCAATCAGATTACAATGGTGGAACAGTGACCTGCAGAAATTTGTTTTCATAGAATTAAACCCTTTTTCATTTAGCACATCTCACTAACTTTTAATTTCTTATAATGTATAATTGaccaaactattttttaaatgtaaacattatTGTTCTTGGGCTGAAATCTTGTATGTGAAGTTTTAGGTAGGAATACATTTTACAAGTTGCTTAAGGCTTTTTGGTCCCATTATAGAAGTCACAAATTATATGTGAGATATAGTGAGATCTCTAGTAATGCGTTCATTGTAATAAAATTGTGCATGCCACAATTTAAGTGAAGGCCTAAATGTTACATGCATTGATGGAAAATTTGTTTACACAGCATATAAATACCCAATTTATGGTGTCCAGTGGCATCCAGAGAAAAATCCTTTTGAATGGAAGAACTCATCAGGTATACCACATTCTGCATCAGCGATGAAAGTTGCATATTACGTAGCTGACTTCTTAGTGAATGAAGGTAAATAGTTCTTTTTtcatttatattaataaaattcAGTTTCAGAGAGATAAAACAGTGGAACATTCTTTGAGAGGAAAAAAGCCCCCCTTTCAAAGTGTCAAAATACTATACTTATGATCTATGAGCACATACTATGCAAGCTTTAAAGGCTTATTTAAAGGAGGGACATTTTAAATAGAATGgttaagcaaaagaaacaacaaaagccAAGCATTCTGATGGAAGCATACAAACTCCTTTCAGTAGAGAGTAATTTGCCAGGAGAAGAGTGTCGATTTTTAATTTGATATAAACGTTTGAGCAGACACCAAAAACCGATGAAACTTTAGAATTGTTAAGGCTGCACTCTAGGTGAACTCAAAACTCTTATTCACATCCCAGTCTCACTCGGCCTTGGGCAAAGTAGGTAGAATGAGATAATGAATGGAAGATTTTATTTCCAGAAGCTTTCTGAGCAATTGACAAAAGTAAGTAGGAAACTGTCTCCAGGCTCAGAGAGAGACCAATACACTTTCCTCTTGCAGTGCAACAGGCAGTCCAGCCTAGCGGTGTCACTCTGCCTCTTGTGCCATACCATAAACTCTTCTGTGTTAATCCCTTAAAGTAcagtaacaacaaggagtccggtggcacttaaagactaacagattttcttgggcataagctttcgtgggtaaaaacccacttcttcagatgcatggagtgaaaattacagatgcaggtattATAATAATATACTGAccgtataataatgcctgcatctgtaattttcactccatgcatctgaaaaagtgtgttttttacccacgaaaacttatgcccaaataaatctgttagtctttaaggtgccatcggactccttgttgtttttttctgtatacagactaacatggctaccccctgatacttcaggTACAGTAGTTAATCCTCACAGTATATCTCTACAGCCATTACTCCAGCTGGCTAAAAAAATTTCTGCAGCCCAGGAAGGGTCCTCAGACCAGATTGACAACAATGCTATATAGGCCAACACTGCCTCCTGAACATTTTTTACATAGATCAGAATCCATCATGCCTATTTTCTCCTgaccataaaaataaaatgcgGGGAAAGAAACACAAAATATTTGCTGACCAACGGAGACTTATACTCCACATCTATGAGTATTTAACAGCCAGCCCAGTCTGCTGAAATAGAATTTACTTTTCATCAATGATATTTCTTATGACTTCATGTTAATTTTAACATATGCCTAGTCCCAGATGTAAAAAACGGAATTGGTAGGATTTTGTATTTGCAAGGAAAACAATCTTTTCCAACATTTTCATATCTAATAGGCTAGTATTGCAATATATTAGTTCTGGTGTTGCATGGGTCTCCAGTACTACAAGAATCAAGTTTTTGGCAGCAGCAATTGCTCTTAAAAACTAACATATTCTTCCATGATAATAAAGTATCCCTGTTACCAGTATCTTTGGAAAAGCTAGCTCCATAATATTCCTCACAAATTTAAATTATTACAGTACTGCTTACTATAATCCTATATAGAACAAGTGATTTCACCAAGAAAGATACTATCATTGATGATGACAGTGAAGTAAtctgttcttttaaaatgttttacagcCCGGAAGAGCCTGCACCATTTTCCTAATAAGGGTGAAGAGACCAAAGCATTGATTTACAATTATACCCCTGTTTTTACTGGTATATTTTCTCCATTTGAGCAAGTCTATTTTTTTGATTGAACATCCATCCCATAGTACAGGATAGCGATCTGTAGAATTGTTTGTTGCAAGTTTCATAATTAAACTCATGTTGTGCATTGCAAGTGGCAGAAAGCCAAAATGCTTAGCTTACTTTACAGTGATTTATCCTATGTTACCTCTGTAGAATTGGCCCATTAATCTGACAGATTTCCATTCAATTACATTATAATTATAATTCAAGAGGGTGGCAGACTCCTTACTCACTATTCATGACCAGATAGGCCTGCTACAGTTTAGCCCTTAACAGAAAGGATGGAAATGCATTAATTAATGTTGTATAAAGCAAAAATTGTGATCTGTAACTACTGTCAAGAATCCAGCCCAGTGCATTCATAAGCATGGTGCATGTTGGCTGTAAAATTCAGCATTTGTATTTCACTAGTTCTAGGTACGATTACAGTTAAACTGAGCAAAGCTTAATTAACCCGGGACATTTTAGATTACTTCTGTAAGGGCTTGACTACCCCAATTCAGCACAATACAATTTTGTGTTGTATTATGTATCTACTAGTAGCTGAAAGCGCATGCTGTCACACGGGTGTAATTTGTAAAGACGtgtggctgagaacttaaaaattggatggtaatgGAGCACtaatcccagtgatgattcaacctgatgatattctaaacaaaaagtgcTTTCAGCCCcgtttgtagctgtttccatcacttcacattgactcaacagacattctaggcttcagagtgacatacAGACCGAGTGACAATCCTGGACTCTTATATAGAATACTATGAGCCTGAGTCTCTTCTTATCCCAGTTTTGCATTAGTATCGTCTTGATTTCAATAGAGTGACTCCTGAGTCCTGGCTTACCAGTGTGAGAAATGACATTAGCATAGCTGTGTTTTcaacagagttactcctgattcttTACTTACACCAGTCAGAGAAGACAGTTAGGCTCCGTATCTACATACAGGCACAGCAGCTAAACTGCTTACGCACTAATGACCAAATCCTGCAATTCTTACTCAAACATCCCCAGAAGTTTTGCCTAGTAGGGCTTTTCTACACCTAAAACTTGCGTCAGATTACAATACAATTAAAGGATGAAAATCTTTTGATCTTGAGCTTGACAGATGTGTGCTTATGTAACCAAACTCTTGGCAGAGAAAATTATTTCTTTTAGAAACACGATAAAATAATAGGGAAACATTATTGCAAACGGACATAAAGAAGTGTATGCAGTACCATCTGTACCTTGTAGGATTTACATAGTGAAGGTGCAGTATTATTTAGGCATTGCACACATCAGTTAAAGTAATCAGCTTCAttgctcaggactgtgaaaaatttcatgtgcCATGCGATCTATTTAAGTTGACCTTACCCGCACTGTAGACTCAGCTAGGTTCATGAAAAAATTCTTCCAtggacctagctaccacctctccagGGGGTTGattttactacagtgacagaaaagccccttctgttgctgtagtaagtgtctctCCTACAGCGGTGTAGCCGTGCCACTGTagcgtttgtagtgtagacatacctgaagaGTTTGCCTATGTAAGGAATGCATGATTTAACCCCAATATAGTGGAGACCAATCCTGCAAGTGGAATTTCTGTGAACTTTACTGGTTGTGACCAGGGCCAAAGTGTGCAAATGCAaagggtaggggtgtgtgtaatATGAGTGAGATCAGTGTATTTATTCATGAGTTTGGAAGTTTATTTCCTTGCTGTTTTGTTCTGCTTTATAAAGCAGCACTTCATTGAACTGATTGTATTAATGATTTCCTTTAATACTTGAAATAAAGTTTATACAAGCAGTTTTGTATCTTCCTTAAGAGGTGTCCAcagactatttaaaaaatatataaagtccTGGCTGCTTGACTCCCTGCCCAATCTTGATGCAATCACAAAACAGAGCAGTCCGGAGGCTGGTCTAACCTGCACCAGTTGGCTGTGGTCCCCGGCACCATCTGACAGCTGAGGCTTGCCAGAATGCATCGCTTTCCAGCCACTCCTTTTTGCTCACCCATGACAGGGGCAAAAGAGGGTGGTACAGACTATTCTGGCTGCCCTTCCGATGGGGACTGTCCCACACCTGTGGTAATTCGAGTTGGGGTCTTCCGTCAGTCTCTGCTCCCTTTGCAGCTCTCtgccagagcagggcagagaaTTCGTTTCTAATAAACAATCACAGCACTGAAAAATTAATACAGTTATGGTGGAGTTTGTGTGGTTCCCAGAGAGAGCGTCTTTATGGGCAGTCAGAAACCTCATTGAAGCTGGTAAGCATGATAGCGGCCTGTCATTCAGGCTAAATGAAGGAGGAATTAAATGCTCCTTTGTTTAGTGATAGTTGAAACAATAAAAGCGACTACCCAAACCACAGATCAGCATGGCAAGGATGGAGTAGGAGCTGATTCTTGAGGTCTGAGGGCTTTTGACTGGGGATTGCAGGCACAGGGCCTGTGTATTGTttggtggagctgtgtgtggctgtgaGGCAGGAGCAGCCAGAGGCAGCAGAAAACCAGGAGACAAGAAGAGCAGCACTGGTAAGATGACCCTGAGAGAAAGCCAAGAGAGTGCTAACTGGAAAGAGACTAGAACTGTGAGCAAAGCAACTGTCTCCTGTTATTTGATTCCTTGTGTTCACGGAAACAAGACTTTGtgcacattctttgtaaataaacaggatttcaTCCAAGAAATCCCAGAttctatcatcaatttctcctcctaatggaaacaatctGCAAGACCTTGAAATGGCTAACTGCTCAGGAAaagaagtaatttttaaaaatataaatcttcCAATCTATAGGGTTGGTTCTTAATTTTTTAGTGAATGTATATAATAGCTCAGTTTTAAATACCTCACTAATTGCATTATTAAAGTACAGTTAAAGTGTGTTTCAGAATTTATGCGGGGACATCGGCAGATTGATACTGATCTGGAGAGAACAAGAGAAGCACTGGTAACGTGGCTGAGAGAGAATGCCAAGGAGAGCTTTTTTGGACAGAGTGCTAGCTGGAAAGAGGCTAGGAACTGTTAGCAAAGAAATTGTCTCCTCATATTTGATGCCCATTGTTTTCAGGGAAAGACGACTTTGTGTACATTTGTAAATAAACGGGAttccatcaatttctcctcctaacggAAACAACCTGCAAGACTTCAGAAGTAGctagcatcccccccccccacacacacacaaatgttttttaatataaaacttCCAATCTGTAGTGTAGGTTCTTAATTATTTAGTGCATGTTTTAATAGATCAACTTTAAAGATCTCACTATTTGCATTATTGAAATATAGTTAAAACATTTCAGAATATGTGTGAGGGCTGGAGAGAGGGTAGAGACATAGAGCCAGATACAGCTGTCTGGAGGAGATGAGTGAtggagaacagaatctggcccactatttTGAAAATTGATCTTACCATCACCACTGCAATTTTGTCTGTTAC
Above is a genomic segment from Emys orbicularis isolate rEmyOrb1 chromosome 2, rEmyOrb1.hap1, whole genome shotgun sequence containing:
- the LOC135873962 gene encoding gamma-glutamyl hydrolase-like encodes the protein MLRYSGPRSLPGVCLLLLLLLLCANALASVVSRSRRGGSNEKPIIGILAQECDFTSFHRFGSSYIAASYVKFLESAGARVVPIRLNRSEEEYDKIFQSINGVLFPGGGVDLKTSEYSRTARIFYNKALKANDKGDYFPVWGTCLGYEELTYLTSGEILLTWTNTEDFALPLNFTTAAKDSRMFKNFPDDLLQKLATESLTAHFHHWSLSVQNFTQNAKLRNFYRVLTTNTHADVEFISTMEAYKYPIYGVQWHPEKNPFEWKNSSGIPHSASAMKVAYYVADFLVNEARKSLHHFPNKGEETKALIYNYTPVFTGIFSPFEQVYFFD